In Vibrio coralliilyticus, the following are encoded in one genomic region:
- a CDS encoding MaoC family dehydratase yields MKVADLFKHRGDKQHSEFMQWMSPAVREYWDELLHKANNRHLFSRLRDLQRPAVNDEVQPHVEPTVTKPKSIELKPEAQKLFDELQEKLGEVIHTGDWLDISQERINQFGQVTEDMQWIHTDPERAESESPFKTTIAHGFLTLALLPKLTDSVDPDHSLFPTAKMVVNIGLNQVRFPYPVKANSRVRAVSKLSKVTPIKKGLEIEREIKVEIEGVRRPGAIVVSVIQLHF; encoded by the coding sequence ATGAAAGTCGCAGACCTATTTAAACATCGTGGTGATAAACAGCATTCTGAATTCATGCAGTGGATGTCCCCTGCAGTACGTGAATATTGGGATGAGCTTTTGCACAAAGCCAATAACCGCCACTTGTTTAGTCGCCTCAGAGATCTGCAACGCCCTGCTGTAAACGATGAAGTTCAACCACATGTTGAGCCTACGGTAACAAAGCCAAAGTCTATTGAACTCAAGCCAGAAGCGCAAAAACTGTTTGACGAGCTTCAGGAAAAATTAGGCGAAGTTATTCACACTGGTGATTGGTTGGATATTTCTCAGGAGCGCATCAATCAGTTTGGGCAGGTTACAGAAGACATGCAATGGATCCATACCGATCCAGAGCGTGCTGAAAGTGAATCACCATTTAAAACAACCATAGCACATGGCTTTCTAACACTAGCTCTACTACCTAAGTTAACTGACAGCGTGGATCCCGATCATTCGTTGTTCCCTACAGCCAAAATGGTTGTCAACATTGGTCTTAACCAAGTCCGCTTTCCATATCCAGTCAAAGCTAACAGCCGAGTTCGAGCGGTAAGTAAGCTTTCTAAGGTGACTCCGATTAAGAAAGGATTGGAGATCGAGCGTGAAATTAAAGTTGAAATTGAAGGTGTTCGTCGACCTGGTGCCATTGTGGTTTCGGTTATTCAATTGCATTTCTAG
- a CDS encoding peptidoglycan DD-metalloendopeptidase family protein, which produces MPVNRLALILIAITCFTTAALIQIEHTETMPSTTQQITKVMYQSLPGAITPDIQPMKVHYIVKVGDTLSSIFSEWGLPYQTLQEVLEADLTSLKLDTIKPGDHLEFVIDRDKRKLLSLIFHESLVEQAIYEQDSSGQFTYRFDEQPSQWRSTLYSGEINGSFSIAAHQLGLTTTQIANITRILRDKVNFARDLRTGDSFNILVNEQFLDTHKTGNAEIEGIALSLRGREVAAFLAEDGRFYDRKGNSLEQAFDRYPITKAYRRITSPFNPKRRHPVTGRISPHNGTDFATPVGTPIYSTGDGKVIAIRNHPYAGKYLVIEHNSVYKTRYLHLSRFLVKKGQQVKRGQKIALSGATGRLTGPHLHFEVLVRNRAVDPMKANLPLATSIPKSLSKAFAGKVASFDEKVAARQNSTEREV; this is translated from the coding sequence CCGCACTCATCCAAATTGAACACACCGAAACAATGCCCTCCACCACTCAACAAATAACGAAAGTCATGTATCAGTCACTTCCAGGTGCAATCACTCCAGATATCCAGCCAATGAAAGTACATTACATCGTAAAAGTTGGGGATACATTAAGCTCTATCTTCTCTGAATGGGGGTTGCCTTATCAGACATTACAGGAGGTACTGGAAGCGGATTTAACTTCACTTAAGCTAGATACGATAAAACCAGGTGACCACTTAGAATTCGTGATTGATAGGGATAAGCGGAAATTGCTATCTCTGATTTTTCACGAGAGTCTAGTAGAGCAAGCCATTTATGAACAAGACAGCAGTGGCCAGTTCACCTATCGCTTCGATGAACAACCCAGCCAATGGCGCTCAACGCTTTATTCCGGTGAAATCAACGGCAGCTTCTCTATCGCAGCGCATCAACTCGGTTTAACAACCACACAGATTGCAAATATCACGCGTATATTGAGAGATAAAGTCAACTTCGCCCGGGATTTACGTACCGGCGATAGTTTTAACATTCTGGTCAATGAACAGTTTTTGGACACACATAAAACTGGAAATGCAGAAATCGAAGGCATAGCGTTGTCGCTAAGAGGAAGAGAGGTCGCTGCTTTTCTCGCGGAGGATGGGCGCTTCTATGACCGTAAGGGAAATAGCCTAGAGCAAGCATTTGATCGATACCCGATAACCAAAGCCTATCGCCGTATCACCTCGCCTTTTAACCCTAAAAGAAGGCACCCGGTCACAGGCAGAATTTCACCTCATAACGGCACCGATTTCGCAACGCCGGTCGGCACTCCTATCTACTCAACGGGAGATGGAAAAGTGATTGCGATAAGAAACCACCCATATGCTGGTAAGTACCTAGTGATAGAGCACAACAGTGTTTATAAAACACGATACCTACACCTAAGTCGCTTTTTAGTAAAGAAAGGGCAGCAGGTTAAGCGCGGCCAGAAGATAGCTCTATCTGGTGCAACTGGTCGCCTCACTGGACCACATCTTCACTTTGAAGTACTCGTACGAAATCGAGCCGTCGACCCAATGAAAGCGAACTTACCTCTAGCCACATCCATTCCTAAGAGCTTATCAAAAGCATTTGCAGGTAAGGTGGCCAGTTTTGATGAAAAAGTTGCCGCTCGGCAAAACAGTACAGAGAGAGAGGTATAA